The Thalassotalea psychrophila genome window below encodes:
- a CDS encoding PACE efflux transporter produces the protein MRSKQDRIRHAIAFEIIGLAILIGVMGQLGYDMAHIGLIGVFFSIIATFWNYAFNIGFDRLMLKTLHTLKKTFWIRILHSLSFEAGLLVITIPVIAWTLDISFWHAFIMDIGMVIFYVIYAYLFNLAYDNVYPIDEGQLF, from the coding sequence ATGAGAAGTAAACAAGATCGTATTCGTCACGCGATAGCTTTTGAAATAATAGGTTTGGCAATTCTTATTGGCGTGATGGGTCAATTGGGATATGACATGGCTCATATAGGATTAATAGGGGTGTTCTTCTCGATTATCGCCACGTTTTGGAATTATGCCTTTAATATTGGCTTTGATCGCTTGATGTTAAAAACATTGCACACATTAAAGAAAACTTTCTGGATCCGCATACTACACAGCTTGAGTTTTGAAGCAGGCCTGCTGGTAATTACTATACCGGTTATCGCCTGGACATTAGATATAAGTTTTTGGCATGCATTTATAATGGATATTGGTATGGTTATTTTCTATGTCATTTATGCCTATCTGTTTAATCTGGCATACGACAACGTGTACCCAATAGATGAAGGACAATTATTCTGA
- the aroB gene encoding 3-dehydroquinate synthase, producing the protein MASLNVALAERSYPIYIESGLLSNNSPLATHINSKRVCIVTNTVVAPIYLDALKQQLSDFIVDEIILPDGEAEKNLANFEKIMAHMLANTHGRDSTLIALGGGVIGDITGFAAASYQRGIDFIQIPTTLLSQVDSSVGGKTAVNHPLGKNMIGAFYQPKAVLIDIDSLFTLPVREFNAGMAEVIKYGILGDKEFFDWLNNNKTSIKAKDRTILAEMIQRCCQNKADIVSQDEKESGVRALLNLGHTFGHAIEAEQGYGVWLHGEAVATGMVQATQLAEHLNLINSAETQQIIDLIAYFDLPIKAPTSMSFDDFIKHMARDKKNLGGKLRLIIPTAIGKSEIFDNISHEQLRKVI; encoded by the coding sequence TGAACGTAGCTATCCTATCTATATCGAATCAGGGCTATTATCGAACAATAGCCCTTTAGCGACACACATCAACAGTAAACGGGTTTGTATAGTTACCAATACCGTTGTTGCGCCAATTTATTTAGATGCATTAAAACAACAACTATCTGACTTTATTGTTGATGAAATAATTTTACCTGATGGCGAAGCCGAGAAAAACCTCGCTAATTTTGAAAAAATTATGGCACATATGCTTGCCAATACTCATGGTCGTGATTCAACATTAATTGCCTTAGGTGGTGGTGTGATCGGTGATATTACCGGTTTTGCAGCTGCTAGTTATCAACGTGGCATTGATTTTATTCAAATTCCAACAACATTACTTTCGCAAGTTGATTCTTCTGTAGGTGGTAAAACTGCAGTTAATCACCCTCTTGGTAAGAATATGATTGGCGCTTTTTACCAACCTAAAGCTGTGCTTATTGATATTGATAGTTTGTTTACCTTACCTGTGCGTGAGTTTAACGCTGGCATGGCTGAAGTGATTAAATACGGTATTTTGGGTGATAAAGAATTTTTCGATTGGTTAAATAACAATAAAACTTCGATTAAAGCAAAAGATAGAACTATTTTAGCTGAAATGATCCAACGCTGTTGTCAAAACAAAGCCGATATTGTGAGCCAAGATGAAAAAGAATCGGGCGTAAGAGCGTTATTGAATTTAGGTCATACTTTTGGTCATGCAATAGAAGCTGAGCAGGGCTATGGTGTATGGCTTCACGGTGAAGCTGTAGCTACCGGTATGGTTCAAGCTACGCAACTAGCTGAGCATTTAAATTTAATTAATAGTGCTGAAACTCAGCAGATAATCGACTTGATTGCATATTTTGATTTACCAATTAAAGCCCCTACATCAATGAGCTTTGATGACTTCATCAAACACATGGCTCGTGATAAGAAAAATTTAGGCGGTAAACTTCGTTTAATTATTCCTACAGCTATTGGCAAATCTGAGATTTTTGATAACATAAGCCACGAACAATTACGCAAAGTTATTTGA
- a CDS encoding Dam family site-specific DNA-(adenine-N6)-methyltransferase has protein sequence MINKQRAFLKWAGGKYTLSDVIRKMLPKGSRLIEPFAGAGSIFLNTDYSNYVLNDINKDLINLYKTLQTKPEQFINDAAKLFTPEYNVSDEYYEIRKQFNATSDPYQRSLMFLYMNRHGYNGLCRYNSKGGYNVPFGKYKRPYFPLNELVNFADKAKKAEFVCENYRDTFARAKDGDVIYCDPPYVPLSKTASFTSYAGNGFGLDEQADLANAAEEVTAEKNVTVLISNHDTIWTRKIYEHATKIKAVKVARTISQKGANRKKVGELLALYKPQK, from the coding sequence ATGATCAACAAGCAAAGGGCTTTCTTAAAATGGGCGGGTGGTAAATATACCCTCAGTGATGTGATCAGAAAAATGCTACCCAAAGGCAGCCGTCTGATCGAGCCTTTTGCTGGTGCCGGGTCAATTTTTCTTAATACTGATTATTCAAATTACGTACTCAATGACATTAATAAAGATTTAATCAATCTTTATAAAACCCTACAAACTAAGCCAGAACAGTTTATTAATGATGCTGCTAAGTTGTTTACGCCAGAATATAATGTCAGTGATGAGTACTATGAGATAAGAAAGCAGTTTAACGCGACGAGCGACCCTTATCAGCGTTCTTTAATGTTTTTATATATGAATAGGCATGGTTATAACGGTTTATGCCGATATAACTCTAAGGGAGGCTATAACGTGCCATTTGGTAAGTACAAGCGCCCTTACTTTCCATTAAATGAATTAGTTAACTTTGCCGATAAAGCAAAAAAAGCAGAGTTTGTGTGTGAAAACTATCGAGACACCTTTGCCAGAGCCAAAGATGGCGATGTGATTTACTGCGATCCTCCTTACGTACCATTAAGTAAAACAGCAAGTTTTACCAGTTATGCGGGTAATGGGTTTGGCTTAGATGAACAGGCCGACTTAGCCAATGCCGCTGAAGAAGTTACGGCTGAAAAAAATGTTACGGTATTAATCTCTAACCATGACACTATTTGGACGCGTAAAATTTACGAGCATGCGACTAAAATTAAAGCGGTTAAAGTGGCAAGAACGATTAGCCAAAAAGGTGCCAATCGTAAAAAAGTAGGTGAGCTTTTAGCGCTTTATAAGCCGCAAAAATAA